From Anopheles funestus chromosome 3RL, idAnoFuneDA-416_04, whole genome shotgun sequence, a single genomic window includes:
- the LOC125769526 gene encoding uncharacterized protein LOC125769526 yields MPYVLVEIIDAVGNKELLVAPETWIQRNEDGTVYLRWPSVRNITMLNALLADERSTPLAAWETHECMIKCSNIQSLSVAGKMIKTLQNHWKTVGSSQKRTVEANDDGSMEPVCKKSLNNCSESQMIRTYSENVPKEELEPVELQIIGMLNELRRLIETRHDEARKKLHDGFYRVEKSLQSAVNDSLKKEQKTASNNDDQQCSQSVKAVEFYVNPLTCIEEMADFEERLNDEEYRKQVQHWIDCTIGCEVHPENRMQGILDALFDKHFLAHFSWAGNTSTSKLAFMEYKNIVNLFTYAGTTAVNIATSRYVGQFFIKVQQRAALRPMRKNFSPTLVTIDSTASLTGVKKSVQKPVESINGSSLPNDDDPQNSDDNAEFCVNPLASIEDLDAFETKLDDVEYRAQIHKWVNEHVAYEINPETRMIEILYLLFDSNFLPNFTWIGARKGSYGMKTYKNVVQLFQYVGTTAAHRADHIFVANFFNKKLRYAGKRAKPSLSTS; encoded by the coding sequence ATGCCTTACGTCTTGGTGGAAATAATCGATGCTGTCGGAAACAAGGAGCTGCTTGTAGCACCAGAAACATGGATCCAGCGAAACGAGGACGGAACGGTGTATCTGCGTTGGCCGAGCGTTAGGAACATTACCATGCTAAACGCGCTACTAGCTGATGAACGTAGCACTCCACTGGCAGCGTGGGAAACTCACGAATGCATGATCAAATGTTCTAACATACAGTCCCTTTCGGTGGCtgggaaaatgataaaaacattgcaaaaccaCTGGAAGACTGTTGGGAGTTCACAGAAAAGAACGGTTGAAGCTAATGATGATGGTTCAATGGAACCTGTTTGTAAAAAATCGCTTAACAACTGCAGTGAAAGCCAAATGATTCGAACATATTCAGAAAACGTGCCCAAGGAAGAGCTAGAGCCGGTTGAATTACAAATCATTGGTATGTTGAACGAGCTCAGAAGACTTATAGAAACAAGGCATGACGAGGCAAGGAAAAAACTGCATGATGGATTTTATCGTGTCGAAAAAAGTTTGCAGTCTGCTGTGAATGATTCACTGAAGAAAGAGCAAAAGACAGCGTCCAATAACGATGATCAGCAATGTTCGCAGTCAGTGAAAGCGGTAGAATTTTATGTGAATCCCCTTACCTGCATAGAGGAGATGGCCGATTTTGAAGAACGGTTAAACGACGAGGAATATCGAAAGCAGGTGCAACATTGGATCGATTGCACCATTGGTTGCGAGGTACATCCGGAGAATCGCATGCAAGGCATACTTGATGCGTTGTTTGACAAGCATTTCCTAGCACACTTTAGCTGGGCTGGAAATACGAGTACGAGTAAACTTGCGTTTATGGaatacaaaaatattgttaatttgtttacatatGCCGGTACCACCGCTGTGAATATTGCTACTTCCCGGTATGTGGGAcagtttttcataaaagtacAACAACGAGCTGCTTTGCGACCAATGCGCAAAAACTTTTCACCTACTCTAGTAACCATTGATTCCACAGCTTCGTTGACCGGTGTAAAAAAATCTGTACAAAAACCTGTAGAAAGCATAAATGGATCTTCGCTACCGAACGATGATGATCCACAAAACTCCGACGACAACGCGGAGTTCTGTGTTAATCCGTTGGCCAGCATAGAAGACCTGGATGCTTTTGAAACTAAGCTGGACGATGTCGAATATCGTGCACAGATCCATAAATGGGTAAATGAACATGTTGCCTACGAGATAAATCCGGAAACTCGTATGATAGAGATTTTATACTTATTGTTCGACAGCAATTTTCTTCCGAACTTCACATGGATAGGTGCGAGAAAGGGTAGCTACGGAATGAAGACGTACAAAAATGTTGTTCAACTATTTCAGTACGTTGGTACTACAGCAGCACATCGTGCGGATCACATATTTGTGGCTAACTTTTTTAATAAGAAGTTAAGATATGCCGGCAAAAGAGCAAAACCATCATTATCCACAAGTTAA
- the LOC125767329 gene encoding uncharacterized protein LOC125767329 produces MQYAIVEIFGEEAENNKLLAVPETWVICKNKTIKCLYWPNVKSVGELNAMIENGRITPSAAWKKLACKIIYQSIASFKSAQKILEILQKQHKMNARVIARKMLKNEHEEPNRSQINAPDREVRMIAAKNEQCASVPDLDNCVNTKQEEDPFGNLPVPPLVQTIQSKMSTEDVYTFCKTKKEKDPLGDLYTATSRSNVATDKKWIPSKSPANAASAVGEDDAQNWSSRTMRQSVFDPPEDVKHPPQLYDLIYELKSVMIRNQEEIKQNIREGFNRLEKTILSLIKQNEHMPSKILHKLNGTAGQNDFHLDNLKTVEDVNRFEDQLRNEEYWKKIQTFVDCTIHYETRPIKRMKLMFDRLFDRQLLPQLNWSGKFGKNPFKYYFNIRNLFEYIGTTPTHHSNGVEVTKFFINTLQYVVRVPSTVASSGNNIDTTQKETIPNVQEEAAAQNDTMQQSKQIRQDEMVEEDERHEPEESMEHDESALDERQTLSEVESVANASENSFVEKHVNRITCVEELDTLENQLNDLKVKQHLHRWIEETVGLEANVEKRMSVLLDQLMDRKVLQTFSWVDENSEKRPLQRYQNFVKLFEYASRTMIHQTIVYNHRYVSNFFTNCIKEQCST; encoded by the coding sequence ATGCAGTACGCTATTGTGGAAATTTTCGGGGAGGAGGccgaaaacaataaattgctAGCAGTGCCAGAAACGTGGGTTATTTGCAAGAATAAAACGATTAAGTGTTTGTATTGGCCAAATGTGAAAAGCGTAGGGGAATTGAATGCGATGATCGAGAATGGCCGCATCACTCCATCGGCCGCATGGAAAAAGTTAGCATGCAAAATTATCTACCAAAGTATTGCCTCGTTCAAATCGGCGCAAAAAATCttagaaattttgcaaaagcaGCACAAAATGAATGCAAGAGTAATTGCTCGTAAAATGCTAAAAAATGAGCACGAAGAGCCGAATCGCAGTCAAATCAACGCACCAGACAGAGAAGTACGGATGATTGCTGCAAAGAATGAACAATGTGCCAGTGTGCCGGATTTGGATAATTGTGTGAATACAAAGCAGGAGGAAGATCCGTTTGGAAATCTGCCTGTACCACCGCTGGTGCAAACGATCCAGAGCAAAATGTCCACGGAAGACGTGTACACGTTCTGCAAGacgaagaaagagaaagatccATTAGGTGATCTTTATACAGCGACATCACGATCAAACGTTGCTACTGACAAAAAATGGATCCCAAGCAAGTCACCTGCCAATGCGGCTTCGGCTGTTGGGGAGGATGATGCACAGAATTGGTCTTCCCGTACAATGCGTCAGTCGGTATTTGATCCACCGGAAGATGTTAAACATCCTCCACAGCTATACGATCTAATATATGAACTAAAAAGCGTAATGATCCGCAATCAGGaagagataaaacaaaacatacgtGAAGGTTTCAATCGATTGGAAAAAACCATTTTATCATTGATTAAGCAAAATGAACATATGCCATCGAAAATATTGCATAAATTGAATGGAACAGCTGGGCAGAATGATTTCCATTTGGACAATCTAAAAACCGTAGAAGATGTGAATCGCTTTGAAGACCAGCTAAGAAATGAAGAATATTGGAAGAAGATTCAAACCTTCGTAGATTGCACCATTCATTACGAGACCAGACCTataaaacgaatgaaactAATGTTCGATAGGTTATTCGACAGACAGTTGTTACCCCAGCTCAATTGGAGCGGTAAGTTTGGCAAAAACCCGTTTAAATACTATTTCAACAtaagaaatttatttgaatacATCGGCACCACTCCAACGCATCACTCAAACGGAGTAGAAGTGAccaaattttttattaacacaTTGCAATACGTAGTGCGTGTGCCTTCAACTGTCGCAAGCAGTGGAAATAATATCGATACAACCCAAAAGGAAACGATACCAAACGTACAAGAGGAAGCTGCAGCACAGAATGATACGATGCAACAAAGCAAACAGATAAGGCAGGATGAAATGGTCGAAGAAGATGAAAGGCATGAACCGGAAGAAAGCATGGAACACGATGAAAGTGCATTAGACGAACGTCAAACATTGTCGGAGGTCGAGAGTGTAGCGAATGCATCAGAAAATAGCTTTGTGGAAAAGCATGTTAATCGCATTACATGTGTGGAAGAACTTGATACATTGGAAAATCAACTAAACGACTTGAAAGTGAAACAGCATTTGCATAGATGGATCGAGGAAACGGTTGGCCTTGAGGCTAATGTGGAAAAACGAATGTCTGTATTGTTGGACCAGTTAATGGATAGAAAAGTATTGCAAACCTTCAGTTGGGTGGAtgaaaacagtgaaaaacgGCCTTTGCAAAGGTATCAAAACTTTGTTAAACTATTTGAGTATGCCAGCAGAACCATGATACATCAAACCATCGTATACAATCATCGTtatgtttccaatttttttacgAATTGCATCAAAGAACAATGTAGCACGTAG
- the LOC125769525 gene encoding uncharacterized protein LOC125769525 gives MPFVVLKKKKLSPGQEDLMVVPDVWVEETLEDDNAFVFLPVADCNTIKTYLEEQRAPFPGWEKHECEVLCRNIPNLISAYNTIEKIQNEKSLDDFVELFDPPIPKKRLKRDEPKKKVAVEKTIVEEDEQKVFPLFRADQENEDPFGDIIPPLEMPLSSNPEELPFEENVGTVNTPKSMDKHTLFTSKVGNDPLGTNWTVTSQSRISTETNSDRSKSSNKRAFTVEDDQQSDYDAPIDDDPSSDYNAPSDGYTPSNGDTQSWSSRKKRQPTVSDKPREAKQIAQLYDLMNELKCMMISNQEEIKKNMREKLFVYACNVKKESEPTQSMRQIVTNFFIKQLTDAGSGTQQTNLPGPSTSVSTT, from the exons ATGCCGTTCGTTGTgttgaaaaagaagaaactttCGCCGGGTCAGGAAGATTTGATGGTTGTACCAGATGTCTGGGTTGAGGAAACTTTGGAGGACGACAATGCTTTCGTGTTTTTACCCGTGGCCGACTGTAACACCATAAAAACGTATTTGGAAGAGCAGCGCGCCCCGTTTCCAGGATGGGAGAAACATGAATGTGAAGTCCTGTGTAGAAATATTCCCAATTTAATATCAGCCTATAACACTATCGAAAAGATCCAGAATGAGAAAAGCTTGGATGATTTTGTAGAATTGTTCGACCCACCGATTCCTAAGAAACGTTTAAAACGAgacgaaccaaaaaagaaagtgGCAGTTGAAAAGACTATTGTGGAAGAAGACGAGCAGAAGGTATTCCCACTCTTTAGAGCGGACCAGGAAAATGAAGATCCTTTTGGAGATATAATACCGCCTTTAGAAATGCCGCTATCATCGAACCCGGAAGAACTACCATTCGAAGAGAATGTGGGCACTGTTAACACACCGAAAAGTATGGATAAACACACACTTTTTACTTCCAAGGTGGGGAACGATCCACTTGGTACAAATTGGACCGTAACGTCACAGTCGCGAATATCTACTGAGACTAATTCGGACCGAAgtaaatcatcaaacaaaagGGCTTTCACTGTTGAAGACGACCAACAGAGTGACTACGATGCACCAATTGATGATGATCCATCGAGTGACTATAATGCTCCGAGTGATGGCTATACACCGAGTAACGGCGATACACAGAGTTGGTCATCCCGTAAAAAAAGGCAGCCGACTGTATCTGACAAACCGAGAGAAGCTAAACAAATTGCCCAGCTATACGATCTGATGAATGAACTGAAGTGTATGATGATCAGCAATCAGGAggagataaagaaaaacatgcgCGAAA AACTCTTCGTGTACGCATGCAACGTGAAAAAAGAATCCGAGCCTACGCAATCGATGCGACAAATTGTGACtaattttttcatcaaacagtTGACCGACGCTGGTAGCGGCACACAGCAAACGAATCTTCCAGGACCGAGTACCTCCGTGTCTACAACGTAA
- the LOC125767349 gene encoding uncharacterized protein LOC125767349, whose product MPFNVVETVDARGHKELLAVPEPWVQGSSKGRTYLFWPNIRRKERLNELIEDDNSTPTNSWERILCRVKRVGLATITEANKVINDMCLESSTDFSEKLTHEKKKKPQKVKQRVSRPVKNFESMLEPCIVENNEYSYEVTRCVLPENPEKSGENEWLDESEVDESLVAENFKESISNNSFEHQNEPEDQLKSSDLGTHNIDLNERLQRLECAMSTVISKVDVFANETVSSLRNQLANLEKATSIVIAKLDILTDKTVIPVSMRHRKNNNIGFEPIATAQELTNFEMSLSDNSYFNEIATWLENNIYENTPENRMIEIMDLIFTKQFLTECSWTGISKGKEKIPLITYKNVLELFRFHGSTNDVDVTMRMVAVFFMKKLKNATKRAATKGLRKSTQHKF is encoded by the coding sequence ATGCCGTTTAACGTTGTCGAAACTGTGGACGCTAGAGGGCACAAGGAACTGTTAGCAGTTCCTGAACCTTGGGTTCAAGGATCGAGTAAAGGCAGAACTTATCTTTTCTGGCCCAACATACGACGGAAGGAACGGTTGAATGAACTAATAGAAGACGACAACAGCACTCCAACAAATTCTTGGGAACGAATTTTGTGCAGAGTGAAACGTGTAGGATTGGCAACTATCACGGAGGCCAACAAAGTTATTAATGATATGTGCTTGGAGTCCTCAACTGATTTTAGTGAGAAGCTTAcgcatgaaaaaaagaaaaaaccacaaaaggtCAAACAACGCGTTTCCAGGCCTGTGAAAAATTTCGAATCCATGTTAGAACCATGTATCGTAGAAAATAACGAATACTCTTACGAGGTTACCAGATGTGTATTGCCCGAAAATCCGGAAAAAAGCGGGGAAAATGAATGGCTCGACGAAAGTGAAGTTGACGAAAGTTTGGTAGCGGAAAACTTTAAAGAAAGTATTAGCAATAATAGCTTTGAACATCAAAATGAACCAGAAGATCAACTTAAATCAAGTGATTTAGGAACACATAATATCGATCTAAACGAAAGATTACAACGACTAGAATGTGCTATGTCAACAGTTATTTCGAAGGTAGATGTGTTCGCGAACGAGACAGTGTCAAGCCTCAGAAATCAATTGGCAAATCTTGAAAAGGCAACGTCCATTGTAATTGCAAAGCTAGATATTCTTACGGATAAAACAGTGATACCCGTTTCCATGAGGcatagaaaaaacaacaatatagGGTTTGAACCTATCGCAACAGCACAAGAACtgacaaattttgaaatgagTTTAAGTGACAATAGTTACTTTAATGAAATAGCGACATGGTTAGAAAACAACATATACGAAAACACTCCTGAAAATAGAATGATAGAAATTATGGATTTGATTTTtacgaaacaatttttaactGAGTGTAGTTGGACAGGAATTAgcaagggaaaagaaaaaataccgCTTATCACATATAAAAACGTATTAGAACTTTTTAGATTTCACGGTAGCACAAACGATGTTGATGTTACTATGAGAATGGTTGCAGTATTTTTTATGAAGAAGCTAAAAAATGCAACGAAAAGAGCGGCGACCAAAGGCCTACGTAAGAGTACACAAcataaattttag
- the LOC125767339 gene encoding uncharacterized protein LOC125767339 has product MPYILVEITEPAGDRELLAVPATWIQRQGEGCAYLCWPYVQSIRKLNALFQDEYSIPTEVWERYECEILCRNLPSLASADKMIETMEMQYEPSEESLPKKPTPEQTNSTNRHRAQRKQQHRWIKSETLRQNEKVKKLLALENDPLGDATSCPQLLDLMYELKSLIKNNQDEIRKKLREGFGQVEKSLLAKQIESNAMQYAMERMESNAMGHASSCPQVPQFKVDLLTEMDELEQFEVRLNDEEYLKKVHCWIDTTLGLERDSEHRMHTILDLIISRKLFAGFSWTGAGKEKRPMYVHKNILGLFEYAGTTPMQRTDHTTVENFMRKKLHNSATRVKVLGVRKSVPHRRKRFGVKQPKAYRATDTAKYESSSTRPHEIASSTTSTQAGAVKEDLEQSSSSSSPCPDNPISTECVEIKQDGTMYIEAVNDYDEMWDYRRLDK; this is encoded by the coding sequence ATGCCGTACATTTTGGTGGAAATAACGGAGCCAGCCGGAGACAGAGAGTTGCTTGCTGTACCAGCCACCTGGATTCAACGGCAAGGCGAAGGATGTGCGTATCTCTGTTGGCCTTACGTGCAGAGCATTCGGAAGCTGAATGCGCTGTTTCAGGACGAATACAGCATACCGACGGAGGTATGGGAGAGGTATGAATGTGAAATTCTGTGCCGAAATCTGCCATCGTTGGCATCGGCTGATAAAATGATCGAAACAATGGAAATGCAGTACGAGCCGAGTGAAGAAAGCTTACCAAAGAAACCTACACCGGAGCAGACGAACAGTACAAACAGGCACAGAGCACAAAGGAAACAGCAGCACCGATGGATAAAGTCGGAAACGCTTCGTCAGAATGAGAAGGTAAAGAAACTACTCGCGTTGGAGAACGATCCACTGGGAGATGCGACATCCTGTCCACAGTTACTAGATCTGATGTACGAGCTGAAAAGTTTAATCAAGAACAATCAGGATGAGATAAGGAAGAAACTAAGGGAAGGATTTGGTCAGGTGGAAAAATCGTTGCTTGCGAAGCAAATCGAATCGAATGCCATGCAATACGCAATGGAACGCATGGAATCGAACGCGATGGGTCATGCGTCATCGTGTCCGCAGGTTCCACAGTTTAAAGTTGACCTGTTGACTGAGATGGATGAGTTGGAACAGTTTGAAGTACGGTTGAATGATGAGGAATATCTGAAGAAAGTTCACTGTTGGATTGACACTACACTGGGGCTCGAGCGTGATTCCGAGCATCGAATGCATACCATACTGGACCTGATAATATCCCGCAAATTGTTTGCCGGCTTCAGCTGGACCGGTGCCGGTAAAGAGAAGCGTCCGATGTACGTTCACAAAAACATTCTCGGCTTGTTTGAGTATGCCGGCACCACTCCCATGCAGCGTACGGATCACACTACGGTGGAGAATTTTATGCgcaaaaaattgcacaattcGGCCACTAGGGTTAAGGTACTTGGCGTGCGCAAAAGTGTGCCTCATCGTCGCAAGCGCTTTGGCGTCAAGCAACCGAAGGCGTATCGAGCTACGGACACGGCAAAGTATGAAAGTTCTAGTACTAGGCCACACGAAATAGCATCGTCTACGACCAGTACACAGGCGGGGGCAGTGAAGGAAGATCTCgaacaatcatcatcatcatccagtcCATGTCCGGATAATCCGATCAGTACGGAATGTGTGGAAATTAAGCAAGATGGCACTATGTACATCGAAGCTGTAAATGATTACGACGAAATGTGGGATTATCGAAGATTGGAcaagtaa